Proteins encoded by one window of Salvia splendens isolate huo1 chromosome 5, SspV2, whole genome shotgun sequence:
- the LOC121804396 gene encoding uncharacterized protein LOC121804396 has protein sequence MAASKYCTKFSVITVWALLFLLSSDLILAKSRVPISDAETRQKKNECYSDIESGLWGERCTSSTIAKENCVLQCLSPICYELIYESDPLEEGEKDITRSSEYKYCMHRASLGESLDGIRGSFDH, from the exons ATGGCTGCCTCCAAATATTGCACGAAATTTTCTGTGATTACAGTTTGGGCTCTGTTGTTTTTACTAAGTTCCGATCTTATTCTTGCCAAGTCTCGAGTCCCCATCTCT GACGCGGAGACTCGGCAGAAGAAAAACGAATGCTATTCAGACATTGAGAG cGGATTGTGGGGTGAGCGCTGCACGTCTTCGACTATAGCTAAGGAGAATTGTGTTTTACAATGCCTTTCGCCGATTTGTTATGAGCTCATCTACGAGAGTGATCCA TTGGAAGAAGGGGAGAAAGACATCACCAGGAGTTCGGAGTATAAATATTGCATGCACAG GGCATCTCTCGGAGAAAGCTTAGATGGCATTAGAGGATCGTTTGACCATTAG
- the LOC121804394 gene encoding cyclin-dependent kinase 12-like isoform X1: MPSPVIPHPKSAPDISGLPSSKSMVTSRSAGSPLTSWPKKLGGLIKGKAKNSDLTEERLVEFNRRNALIEARYRSSSPYYKGLTDFSLDINREKQSGLSPGRESRATSYVTAGSKSSLAVKVQEWGGACFTPKKDGKSSLSSFSSWTKSSHDNRLTTSSSSSSSRVTETVVLTKIRTKTTENEPVSVKKRVTIQATKLEDTIISPSAKKPLRERDSGPPPMLPLSPPIASPPASLPYPLPEITPPTIKPWLSPPPTPPPQAISHPSCSKEGLEAENERKYTWSDKYRPFWLQDFLCNREKALWLKTIVQSWKVTEEECGQFIFEGNPGVGKRTMICALLREAFGPDKVQVHIYQKQRNY, encoded by the coding sequence ATGCCGAGTCCCGTGATTCCGCACCCAAAATCAGCCCCCGACATCAGCGGGCTGCCTTCGAGCAAGTCCATGGTGACGTCTCGCTCGGCCGGCTCGCCCTTAACCTCGTGGCCGAAGAAACTCGGCGGTCTCATCAAAGGCAAGGCCAAGAACTCGGACCTCACGGAAGAGAGACTAGTCGAGTTCAATAGAAGAAATGCACTTATAGAAGCAAGGTACCGCAGCAGCAGCCCTTACTACAAGGGATTAACAGACTTCtctcttgacatcaacagagaGAAGCAATCGGGTTTGAGCCCCGGACGAGAGAGTCGTGCCACGAGCTATGTCACAGCCGGTTCCAAGTCCAGCCTCGCTGTAAAGGTGCAGGAATGGGGAGGGGCTTGCTTCACCCCCAAAAAAGATGGCAAGAGCTCTTTATCCTCGTTTTCTTCGTGGACGAAAAGCTCCCATGACAACCGGTTAACAACTTCATCGTCGTCGTCTTCATCGAGGGTCACGGAAACTGTAGTCTTGACAAAAATCAGGACCAAGACAACAGAGAATGAGCCAGTCTCTGTGAAGAAAAGAGTGACTATTCAAGCCACAAAGTTAGAGGATACCATCATTTCACCAAGTGCCAAGAAGCCATTGAGGGAGAGAGATTCTGGTCCGCCACCGATGCTGCCATTATCGCCACCAATAGCATCACCACCAGCATCATTGCCATACCCACTGCCGGAGATAACCCCACCAACCATAAAACCATGGTTGTCGCCACCGCCCACACCACCTCCACAAGCAATATCACATCCCTCTTGTAGCAAGGAGGGCCTTGAAgcagaaaatgaaagaaagtaTACCTGGTCGGACAAATATAGACCTTTCTGGTTGCAAGATTTTCTTTGCAATAGGGAAAAGGCGCTTTGGCTAAAAACGATTGTGCAGAGTTGGAAAGTTACGGAGGAAGAATGTGGTCAGTTCATATTCGAAGGAAACCCGGGTGTGGGAAAGAGAACCATGATTTGTGCTCTGCTTAGGGAAGCATTTGGACCAGACAAAGTGCAGGTACACATCTATCAGAAACAGAGAAATTACTAG
- the LOC121803690 gene encoding pre-mRNA-splicing factor CWC22 homolog — protein sequence MDSMQSVVTLDENIALTESEWLSMKKRIGNLVEKANASNFESVAGRILSENILITGRGLFCQAVIKTQSKSPESSNVYAALVALINSELPQVGHLLVKRAALQFNTAHNRRDKKRMLTTSTFLAQLVNQRVAHEILALDVLLLLSVNPSSDKVEVAMSFCRQCGHLLLDVAPQKLKEILAEFSSLLRKGELEKRTCFLIARLLAAYKQKFRDSATARVFEAEDQVTHYVSLLQDIDSETSLDRFHTNSDAYEEDEVTSKPSSC from the coding sequence ATGGATTCGATGCAGTCTGTAGTTACTCTCGACGAGAACATAGCGCTCACAGAATCAGAGtggctctccatgaagaaaagaATCGGTAACCTTGTCGAAAAGGCCAACGCTTCCAACTTCGAGTCCGTGGCAGGTCGAATCCTCAGCGAGAACATCCTCATCACCGGAAGAGGCCTCTTCTGTCAGGCCGTAATCAAAACGCAGTCCAAATCCCCAGAGTCGTCCAACGTCTACGCCGCGCTGGTCGCATTAATCAACTCTGAACTCCCCCAAGTCGGACACCTGCTCGTCAAAAGAGCCGCGCTGCAGTTCAATACTGCGCATAACCGCAGAGACAAGAAGCGGATGCTGACCACGTCGACATTCCTAGCGCAGCTCGTCAACCAGAGAGTCGCCCATGAGATTCTAGCGCTGGACGTGTTGCTGCTCCTGTCTGTGAATCCGAGCTCTGACAAGGTTGAAGTCGCCATGAGCTTCTGCAGGCAATGCGGCCATCTGTTGCTGGATGTCGCCCCGCAGAAACTGAAGGAGATCCTTGCTGAATTCTCCAGCCTGCTGAGGAAAGGCGAGCTGGAGAAGCGCACTTGTTTCTTGATTGCAAGGCTGCTCGCCGCCTACAAACAGAAGTTTAGGGACTCTGCGACTGCGAGAGTGTTTGAAGCTGAAGATCAGGTTACTCACTATGTGTCTCTGTTgcaggatattgattctgagaCCAGTCTTGATAGATTTCACACCAATTCAGATGCTTATGAGGAAGATGAGGTTACTTCAAAGCCATCCTCATGTTAG
- the LOC121804392 gene encoding BTB/POZ domain-containing protein At5g17580-like yields MAAARKGSIDLSTRRHRPLINYEHHSGHILMLDKERLAQKSAKIARQVKSNPHDELPRLLSDINLDQELMELLARFCHGYDISLSLENVVRVACLANFLEMTESHCPNNLLNKALWFFKENIVHSWNNSIKAIKSAESVLRQAEKLGLMEFCVETLILEAIENPRLLGEPLMTNEEDEESECENREKETLVRPCIRRKLFDMDWKKSEDLASLPFKFYAPIIDRMSQRQVPPRYVAANLWQYAKNWIFSDDEVQLDKIDGQRETIEDLVRLIPNQTGLIPCACLCEMLRFAIGVEADEECRNALEFRIGMQLDQAETKDLLMPCNGYTNQEKYDAKCLRRILSHFYSNYNRDNFGSLRSVAALVDEFLAEIAADIDLKTATFVEVAELAIAVAEEGNEQRRDGIYRAVDVFLEKHKHLTESEKEDLCGKVLDCSKLSGEALQHAALNRRLPLRVVVNALFASQLKLRNVIPKAMGGEEGEGAEMEKMGSKVTKLERECLMMKREMERGGGGKREKKPSVWREMKRKFGCMSMRPDSDCHVKKKKKKVHPR; encoded by the exons ATGGCTGCAGCTAGAAAAGGATCAATAGATTTATCAACCAG GAGACATCGTCCCCTAATAAATTATGAACACCATTCTGGACATATATTGATGCTCGATAAG GAACGTTTAGCCCAAAAATCGGCAAAGATAGCAAGACAAGTGAAGAGCAACCCACACGACGAGCTCCCGCGGCTGCTGAGCGACATCAACCTCGATCAGGAATTAATGGAGCTGCTGGCGAGATTCTGCCATGGCTACGACATCAGTCTCTCGTTGGAAAACGTGGTTCGGGTAGCCTGCCTTGCCAATTTCCTCGAGATGACGGAAAGCCATTGCCCCAACAATCTTCTTAACAAGGCGCTGTGGTTCTTCAAGGAGAACATCGTCCATAGCTGGAACAACTCCATCAAAGCCATCAAGAGCGCCGAGAGCGTGCTGAGGCAGGCGGAGAAGCTCGGTTTGATGGAGTTCTGCGTCGAGACGCTCATATTGGAGGCGATTGAGAATCCGCGTCTGTTGGGGGAGCCTTTGATGACGAATGAAGAGGATGAGGAGAGTGAGTGTGAAAATCGTGAGAAGGAAACTCTGGTTAGGCCTTGCATAAGGAGGAAGCTCTTCGACATGGATTGGAAGAAATCCGAAGATCTCGCTTCTCTACCTTTTAAGTTCTACGCGCCGATCATCGATAGAATGAGCCAGCGCCAAGTGCCGCCGCGGTATGTGGCGGCGAATCTGTGGCAATACGCGAAGAATTGGATATTTTCCGACGACGAGGTGCAATTGGATAAGATCGACGGTCAGAGAGAGACGATTGAGGATTTGGTGAGGCTGATTCCGAATCAGACGGGGCTGATTCCGTGTGCGTGTCTGTGTGAAATGCTTCGTTTCGCGATTGGTGTGGAAGCTgatgaggagtgcagaaacgcGTTGGAGTTTAGGATCGGGATGCAGTTAGATCAGGCGGAGACGAAGGATCTTCTGATGCCTTGCAATGGATATACAAACCAGGAAAAATACGATGCGAAGTGTTTGAGAAGGATATTGAGCCATTTCTACAGCAATTACAACCGTGACAACTTCGGATCGCTGAGATCGGTGGCAGCTCTGGTCGACGAATTCCTGGCGGAGATCGCGGCGGATATAGATCTAAAAACGGCGACATTTGTGGAAGTTGCAGAGCTGGCGATTGCAGTGGCGGAGGAGGGTAATGAACAGAGGCGCGACGGGATCTACAGAGCGGTGGACGTGTTCCTGGAGAAGCACAAGCATTTGACGGAGTCGGAGAAGGAGGATCTGTGCGGGAAGGTGCTGGACTGCAGCAAGCTGTCGGGGGAGGCGCTGCAGCACGCGGCGTTGAACAGGAGGCTGCCGCTGCGCGTGGTGGTGAATGCACTGTTCGCGTCGCAGTTGAAGCTGAGGAATGTGATTCCGAAGGCAATGGGGGGAGAGGAGGGGGAGGGGGCGGAGATGGAGAAGATGGGGAGCAAGGTGACGAAGCTGGAGAGAGAGTGCTTGATGAtgaagagagagatggagagaggtggaggagggaagagagagaagaagccGAGTGTGTGGAGGGAGATGAAGAGGAAGTTCGGATGCATGTCGATGAGGCCTGATTCGGATTGCCAtgtcaagaagaagaagaagaaggtgcaTCCTAGATAG
- the LOC121803688 gene encoding uncharacterized protein LOC121803688 produces MEDSSSPTPRTDFTGMSMDASSNHSPKTDFTHESVNLRGTASIEINQENQGTTFDELQSLVGGLIFNSESANSGQLYPILCDINKRLPGPHFDPPTKDQVRKLMECDMNLDGALDREEFVKFISRMTKDTFMTVSQGLIIALAAAPTVALLTKRSTENVPGVGKVVEKIPNSVYASLVTLVVIALQQGSEKA; encoded by the exons ATGGAAGATTCAAGCAGCCCTACGCCTAGAACAGATTTTACTGGTATGTCAATGGACGCCTCGAGCAATCATTCTCCCAAAACTGATTTTACACATGAATCAGTGAACCTACGTGGAACTGCTTCTATCgaaattaatcaagaaaatcaGGGTACAACTTTTGATGAGTTACAATCTCTAGTTGGCGGCTTGATTTTTAATTCTGAATCAGCCAATTCAGGTCAATTATATCCAATTTTATG TGATATTAATAAGCGTTTACCTGGTCCTCACTTTGATCCCCCAACAAAGGACCAAGTTCGCAAACTGATGGAG TGTGATATGAACCTCGATGGTGCACTGGATCGTGAAGAATTTGTCAAGTTTATCAGCCGTATGACAAAAGATACATTCATGACAGTGAGTCAGGGTTTGATCATTGCTCTGGCCGCTGCTCCAACCGTGGCACTTCTAACAAAAAGGTCAACTGAGAATGTTCCTGGTGTCGGGAAGGTGGTGGAGAAGATACCCAATTCAGTCTATGCGTCCCTTGTCACCCTCGTGGTCATTGCTTTGCAACAAGGTTCAGAGAAAGCATAA
- the LOC121803689 gene encoding replication factor C subunit 5-like, producing the protein MVSPQHVEVNLSDLKGYEKHVIVELIKENSQMLLNTKLNCNHENCKAIILYEADKLSGDALSYIKWMLEKFKGCNKVFFCCKDAKELHSIMPLCRLVQLNKPSTQEIAGVLNFIAENEGIQLHHQLAYKIASNSQNNLRQAIRSFEATWHTNSKYVCLSM; encoded by the exons ATGGTATCACCACAGCATGTCGAAGTCAACCTTTCTGATCTCAAAGGTTATGAGAAGCATGTCATTGTTGAACTCATCAAGGAGAACAGTCAGATGTTGCTGAATACAAAATTGAACTGCAATCATGAAAATTGTAAag CTATTATTTTATATGAGGCGGACAAGCTATCTGGTGATGCCCTATCATATATCAAGTGGATGCTAGAGAAGTTCAAAGGGTGTAACAAGGTATTCTTCTGCTGCAAAGATGCAAAAGAGCTCCACAGTATAATGCCACTTTGCAGACTTGTGCAACTCAATAAACCTTCTACACAAGAG ATTGCTGGAGTCTTGAATTTCATAGCAGAAAATGAAGGAATACAGTTGCATCATCAGTTGGCGTATAAAATTGCAAGCAACTCGCAGAATAACTTAAGACAAGCCATACGTTCATTTGAAGCTACTTGGCACACCAACTCCAAGTATGTATGTTTGTCAATGTGA
- the LOC121804394 gene encoding probable replication factor C subunit 3 isoform X2, with amino-acid sequence MCSASLTEDQDIKTGWEDKIANIAKKVVEEQSPKQLYTIRGELQNLIEHNVAPEFIFQTLKEELMKILPEQLQPPFHHLYDEYQYQKIHAGKKFFPLAHQEDELGETQNDQRKNVRKFLRIEGKASIHYISDMTWKRRRYFGKAITKMYSILINLQ; translated from the exons ATGTGCAGTGCTTCTTTGACGGAAGACCAAGATATCAAAACTGGGTGGGAAGATAAAATAGCCAATATTGCTAAAAAAGTTGTAGAAGAGCAGAGCCCAAAACA GCTTTATACTATAAGGGGAGAGCTTCAAAATCTTATAGAGCATAATGTGGCTCCAGAGTTCATTTTCCAA ACTCTGAAGGAAGAACTGATGAAGATTCTGCCCGAGCAGTTACAACCACCATTTCACCACCTATATGATGAATATCAATACCAA aAAATTCatgctgggaagaagttttttcCCCTTGCCCATCAAGAAGATGAGCTTGGTGAAACACAAAATGATCAAAGAAAGAATGTCCGAAAGTTCCTCAGAATTGAAGGTAAGGCAAGCATCCATTATATAAGTGACATGACATGGAAAAGAAGAAGATACTTTGGCAAAGCCATAACAAAGATGTACTCCATATTGATTAATTTGCAATAA